The DNA window GACTTCCGTTTACGGCTACTTACTATATAATAAAGATAAAGACTGGAATAAGAAAATTAGTGCAAAAACTGATTTGACAAATTATTTTATCCAGGCCTTTAATATCAAAATTTCTGCTGACTTAAAAAAAGCAGTGGAAAAGATTTCTGGTCAGTATAATGCGCAATCCATTATTAAAGAGGAATCAGAAAGGGAAGAGCAGACAAAAAAACGTATTGCTGAATACAAGCTTAAATTCATTGATCAACCTCATTTTGAAATACAATTTGTAAAAATGAACGTTTCATTTGATCCTAGAAATATTATGCCGGTTGAAGATAAGGGAACGGTTTATCCAGCAATAAGGGTTACAGATGTATGGGGGATTTTAACGGTTGAGAATGGCGCATTGATGAGTCCAAAGTGGGATAAAATATCTATATCAAATCCCATTAAGATAGAAAGCAAAAAAATATCCGGTGATGGCTGGATCCTTGAATTGACTGATGATTATAAGATAATGAAAGATGAAAGAAGCGGCAATTATACACTGATAAAAAATTGATAGATATATTTATAGAGCATCAGTATTTAATGTGACAAAAAATACCATTTCATGAAAGAATTTACATTCAAATATCAAAACAGCAAAGGAGGTTTGTATGTATTGTTATCGTTTTTTATAATTCCTTTAGTTGTAATTCTGTTAAGTATTACATTAATGAATGATGTCCCTTGGAACTTTTGGATAACGATACCTCTTGGAATCGGAGCAGTCATCTATTGTATGATGAGGTTCATCAAAATATCAAGCGATTTCGATATCATTACCACAGACGAGGATGGTTTTACTTCGAAAAGCTATGGTCGTGTTCGCTACGAAGATATATCCAGTATTCCGCTACTCAATATTCTACAGGCTCCGCCACCTTCCATGAAGATAAAACTGAAAAATAGGAAAAAGCTGATCTGGCAGTTTAATCCTCAAAATAGAAAGTCGGCAGAAGATGTTGCTGCATTCATTGAATTCAGAAATGAGCTTATTAAAAACCTTGAACTAAAAGCTCAAGAGCTTTCAAAAGTAAATGGAGAGATTGATGGGCTTTCACATAATCTGGTTGTACAATTGCAGCGATCAAAAAGACGGGATTACAGATATTTCGTCATTCCATTGTCCGGACTGGCCGGTATATTGATCTTTGTCCGTACCTGCGGTACAGATTTTATCGAGAATAAAAGAAAAACTGAGGCAAGGGAATTTACAAATGCAATGTTTCAAATGGAATCTGACTATGAAAAAAATAGGCAGCAGGCAGAAAAGGTTGCAACAGACTATTCTTTGAAGTTTGGGCCCGTATCACTTTTTACGAACGATCCGCAGGCTGTGATAGAATTTGCCCCTGAAATCGGCGGAGATCCGTATGCTTCAAAAATAAATATTTTCGGAATAAGAAGGGTAGAGGACAATAAAATCCTTGAAGAATATATAAAACATCCCGATAGTGTAGCCTATCAAATGGCGATCATCAATAAACCTATGAAATTCTTTTCTGTGATGAGTAAAAGTATTTTTAGGGAAGACCGTGCAAATACGGTTCCTGTGTATTTAACCATATATAATCCTCATGAATCACTTCCGCAGTCAGGATTCCGCGGATCGAAAGATACTTTATTCAGACCCATCGAGTTTAATACTTCAATTGACCTTCCTCTTAAAGGAGAGATCAACAAGGATATTCTTAATACGATGGATTATGCATCAACCCGCTCGGTTCTCCAGAAATATAAACGTACATTCTTTTATATAGCCGCAAAAGAACAGGACGGAATATCTGCTGAAAGATTTCAACAGCTTAAAGAAATGGTGATTGCTGATTTTCAGAAATATGGGATACCCACAGATCAGTTTCAGGAAAGACGATTTAATGTAAGCGATAGTCATTAACAAAATCAAAAATCTGAAGTTATTGAGTAAATTTGTTATGGGTTAAAAATTGAAACATCAAGGATTAAAATAATTAAAATATGGAATTCTCACCATTCAATCATGTGGTCAAACTCTGCATTCAGGGAATGAGCATGGAAGAAAAAGATCATCACGAAGAAGCTCGTAAATTATTCATGCAAGGTTGGGATGAAGCAACAAATGATCATGAAAAATTTCTTTCGGCATACTATATATCCCGACATCAGAAAACGGTTTCCGACAAGTTAAAATGGCTTGAAACAGCGTTACAGTATGCTTTAAAAATAAATGATAGTACTGTTGAAAGTGCTCTTCCGGCCCTTTATCTGAATATTGCAAAATGCTATGAAGATTTGTCTGATCCACAAAAAGCAAAAGAAAATTCTGAATTAGCGGCGATACAGCTTAAAAATAATCCTTCCGATAAAGGTCCTTTTTATCATGGTACCAAAGCTGCTCTTCAGATTGGTGATCTGCTTGTTGCAGGAGGTAATTCTAATTATAAATCAGAATTCAAAATGAATCACATTTATTTTACAGCTTTGGTGAATGGAGCGGGGCTTGCTGCCGCTTTGGCAAAAGGAGAAGGTCGTGAACGGGTATATATCGTTGAGCCGACAGGAGTTTATGAGAATGATCCAAATCTTACAGATAAAAAATTTCCCGGAAATCCAACACGGTCTTATCGCTCACAGACACCATTGAAAATTATTGGAGAGGCCACGGATTGGCACAAACCAAATCCTGAAGAACTTCAAAAGTTTCGTGAAAAACTGGAGAGTAGTGAAGGGGAAATTATCAATTAACCTTTAAAAATAGAATCATAAAAATAGCGGCCTTCCATAATCTTTGGAAGGCCGGTATTTTATAAACTTATTTTTTTACCTTGTTCAGGGAAAATGTAATTGACTTTTAAAGGATTGTTTTTCAATAACTCCTTTTTTATAATCTCAGGATTGTCTCCGGTTGGTTTTCTATGGGTGATCACGATCTGTAACCCTTCCAGGTTCTTCTGACCTGTTTTTTCTTTAAGGTTTTCTAGTTCTTCCAGTAAGAGATTAGGCGTAAGATGGCCAAATAATGATTTTTCAGGCTGGCTGTTTGGGAAAGAAACCTCGATTAATATGGTAGTTAGTTGCTTTTTTTGTATTAACGGAGCGATGTTGTTCCAAAGGATATTAAGTCTATCAGACTTTTCAATTCGATCAGCTCCCGTATCTCCTAAGTAAAGCAGATAATTTTCGTTATTTCTCACCAGTAGGGCACTGCTTTTATAAGGATTCACATGGCTGAGTTCATAACCTGTTATAAAGAACGGAGTTTGAGGTGCAGGTATTTCTACTCCTTCCTGCAGTTCATTATAGTGGTATTTACCTAAAATCGGTTTCTGCCCCTGATCAGCAAAATTAATCCAGGTATCGTTGATGAAGTAATGATTTTGCAAAATCTGAAGTACCGGAGCTATACCGAAAATATTTTTTTTAGAATCTGCCGGAGAGTTGATAATAAGTCCTGATACATGGTCCAAATGACCGTGTGATACAAAATATCCTTTGATCTGATCTTTCAGAACAGTTTCTTCTGATCCGTTGAGACTTTTCAATTGAATGGCTTTTCGAATGCCTGTATTGATGGTACCCGCATCAAGACAAAGATATTCATTCCCTTTTGGTGCTCCTACCAGATACGCCGATAGGTTATCTTCCTGCTCTCCTCCGTATATACCCAATGGAATAATATCAAAGCTTTGTGCCTGGCAGACAGTATGTACAATGAGAGCAAATAAAGAAACTGCTAATTTTTTCATAATATTTTAAACTAAAATCAATCCTTTACAGAATAGGACAGGGCAAATTTACATTATTTATGGCGATAAGATTTTAATAAATAGTGAATATTGACCGCATATAAATCAACCTTCCCGGTAAATAAGGAAGGTTGAAGGGATATGAATGGTAAATTAAAATAGATCTACTTGGTATTCAAAGCTAGACATTAAATTTTCGTTTTATTATGACTGGAATCATATTCACAAATATTTGAATTATTTTTAATAAACATTGAAAAATGATTTTCTTCTTCACATGATATATTTTACGTCACCTTTATTTGCCAGGTTAATTTTAATATCTTTAATGCCTAAATCATTAAAAATTATTCCTCATGAAAATAAAACCTTTAACATTATTTTTAACTGTACTTTTTCAATTGTTAAGCGTAACAGCATTTTCGCAGAAAACAGCAGACTTACATTCTTTATTAAACAAAAATTCTGAATTTATTTTTCCACAAACCCCCGATAAAATTTCAAAAGCACTTCATGCCAAAACTATTTTTTATGAGGATGCCAACGATGAAAAATATGCAAAGTGGATTACGGCAACAGGGCTGGAATTGTATTGCAGCCTTGGGAAAAATAATGTGATTAACGAAATGTCTTTTGATGTACCAGACCATAAAGTTTTGGCTATTGAAGGGCTACCTTATGGGCTTGTTCTGAATAAAACGACATTACAACAAGCCAAAACGACATTCAGTAAATACAATACTAAAACTCAAAAACTTGGTGATGACAGTGAGTTTTCAGGAGGTTCAAAGCTGGTTTTTAAAAAAGGAAATCACTATACAATCTTGCTTTTTGATGCCAAGAATCTTTTGAAATCTATAGGAATTACAACAGAACTCGTTGATCCTGCAGCCAATTAATATGAATATTTTTTACATTTTATCATGTTGAACTCTTTCTCCTATTGAAACGAATTGAAAATTTTAAAAATAGAATTCAAAACAAAATCCATCTAGCGCTAGATGGATTTTGTTTTGAATTATTTAGTTAGTAGTTCAGGTTACGGATAAAAGTATTTAAATCGTCTTCCTTATTAACTTCTAATTTTTGCTTTAATCTGTGTTTTGTGACACTAACGGTCTTAGGATCTACCTTTAAGGCTGTTGCTATCTGCATATTATCCATATTCAGGTAAATATAGGCGGCATATTTCAGATCAAGATTGGTTAATTTGTTTTTGGCAAGCTCATTAAGGCGTTTAAAGAAATTAGGATGAGTTTCCTGTATAATATCCCGGATCGTGTTGAAATTACGATCCATTAAATGTTCATCCTTAAGTAAATGCTCGATTTTTTTATCTTTAGGTATATTTACTTTCAACTCATTGATAAAAGTATTTTTAT is part of the Chryseobacterium lactis genome and encodes:
- the arr gene encoding NAD(+)--rifampin ADP-ribosyltransferase translates to MQLKNNPSDKGPFYHGTKAALQIGDLLVAGGNSNYKSEFKMNHIYFTALVNGAGLAAALAKGEGRERVYIVEPTGVYENDPNLTDKKFPGNPTRSYRSQTPLKIIGEATDWHKPNPEELQKFREKLESSEGEIIN
- a CDS encoding 3',5'-cyclic-nucleotide phosphodiesterase → MKKLAVSLFALIVHTVCQAQSFDIIPLGIYGGEQEDNLSAYLVGAPKGNEYLCLDAGTINTGIRKAIQLKSLNGSEETVLKDQIKGYFVSHGHLDHVSGLIINSPADSKKNIFGIAPVLQILQNHYFINDTWINFADQGQKPILGKYHYNELQEGVEIPAPQTPFFITGYELSHVNPYKSSALLVRNNENYLLYLGDTGADRIEKSDRLNILWNNIAPLIQKKQLTTILIEVSFPNSQPEKSLFGHLTPNLLLEELENLKEKTGQKNLEGLQIVITHRKPTGDNPEIIKKELLKNNPLKVNYIFPEQGKKISL